In Pelotomaculum isophthalicicum JI, the sequence GCCATGGTATATCGTTATATCAACTTCTATCCCTCAAACATTCCTTATTTTTAAAATCGGATTTCAGCTTTTCAACCTGGATATGAGCTATTCAAGAGCATTATTTTTATCTTTCATAATTAGCATTATTGCGATTTTTGCAAGAGAATTGCCACTCCTCTTCGGAGTCCACACATTCATACTTATTGTATTTTCAACGCTTTTAGCGTTTATCATTACAGGAACCAATTTATGGCACTGTTTTATTTCAATAGCCGCGGGGGCATTGATTCTTGGGGTGTTGGAAGGAGCGTTATTGCCGATACTTCTCAATATAACTGCCGTTACTATAGATAGCCTTGTTTTAAAGCCATGGTTGAATATATTATACTTTCTGCCATCAGGTGTCATTATGGTTATTTTATATATTTTTATAAAGAAATATAATTTTATAATCTTTGACTTAAGTTTAGATAGGGATTGATTGCCTTGTATAAAAATGGTAGATCAGTGATTATTTCTACCATCCTTCTGAATACTTTGTTTAATGTACTAATTAATCAAGAAATATATCTATCTAAAGATATCCATGATTTAAAAGCGTTTCTACCATTTATAAATTTAGCAGTTTTATTATTAAGCGGTCTAGTCGTTTTTTCAATCAAAAGCCTTGAGGAAAATACTAAGAAAATAGTGGAATTAAATCTTTTAAAAACACATCTTTCACAAGTGGAGAATTTAATAAATACTTTGCAAGCCCAAAGACATGAGCACAGCAGGCATATTCAGACTCTGCAGGCTATGTTGCACCTGGATGAAGCGGATAAAGCCATCGAATACATTGAAGGTATAGCGAAAAATAACAGACACGCAGAAGAAATAGTATATGTTGGCCATCCCGCTCTTACGGCGCTTTTAAACGGCAAACGAAAAGTGGCTGAGGCCATGAAAATTGACTTTGCTTTTTCCGTAAAATGCGATATTGCCAATATTAATATACCCCCCTGGGATCTATGCAGTATATTGGGCAACCTTCTGGATAATGCATTTGACGCAGTTCTCCAGGCTAATGTCGACCGTAGGGTAGCCATAGAAATAAAGTATGAAAACCTGAATCATGTCATGTATGTCTACAATACAGGGCCTAAAATCCCTGAAGCGGTTAGACAAAGGTTGTTTATAGCAGGTTTCACCACAAAAAAATCCGAAGCTCGCGGATACGGTTTGTACCTGGTTAAAAAACTGGTGGATAAATACGGGGGAAGAATTGGCGTAGTATCAGGAGAACGGACAACATTTATTGTATATCTTCCTGATAGAGGTAGAAAAGTAGATGATAAAAACTTTTGCCCGAAAAATAGCCATTATCATGGGGGCGCAGTTAAAGGTTAACCGGGATCAAGTAGAAATTTTTACCTATGGGTTGGAACTAATACTCGGAACATTGGTTCAGCTAATACTAATAGTATCATTATCTTTGCTGATGGATACCTTCATAACAACTATGTTATGCCTGATAGCCTTTGCATCGTTGAGGTTTTTTGGAGGAGGCGTTCACTTAAGCACGTATTCATTATGCCTGGTGGTTGGTGTCTCTTTGCTGATAAGCTTGGGTAAATTGGCAACCTTAGCCGTAAATCCTGAATCATTAACGCTTATATCAGTATTAACTCTACTGATGGGTATTCACGTTATCTTTAGATGGGTGCCAGCGGGCACGGCAAAGAAACAAATAAAAAATGAATCAATAAGGCTGGAACAAAGGGAAAAAGCCTTCCTTGTTTTAACCGTATGGTCCATTATCATCGTTATACTTATAACGCAAAAGATGACCGCTGACGCTTTTGCAATGATTTTGGGAATCCTCGGAAGTCTCATTTTGATGACTCCATTGGGATACAAAGCAGCTAAGGTTCTTGACAGCATTCTGAATATTGCCGGGAAGGAGGTGTAACCAATGCTGAAAAAAATGATAACGATAATGGTCCATGCATTAGCGTCAGTATTAGTCTTTGTTGCTTATACCGGTGTAAGCCCGTGTTGCTGGTTTATCACTTATGAACCAGACATTCCGGAAAGTTTACAACATTAGGGGACAGATGTAAATGGTAAATATTTTGCTTCTAGAAGATGAACATTACACCAGGAAATTTCTCAAGAAGTTGGTATCTGAAAACCCTTCCGTTGACAAGGTAATTGATACGCCAAGCGGTGAAGAAGCAATTAATTTCGCCAGGGAACATAAATTGGACATTGCGCTATTGGATATAGAACTGGCTCCAGAAGAAGGGTTGAACGGAATATTAGTCGCAAAAAAAATACATGATTTTAATCCTGATATATTTTTTGTTTTTATAACAGGATACTCTCAATATGCAATTGACTCATTTGCTGTTCATCCATATGACTACATTCTAAAGCCAGTGAAAAAAGCAAAAATCAATGAAATTATAAACAGTCTTACAGAAGAAATAAGAAAAAGAAACATAATTAGGCGCAATCCAGAAAAAATTAAGATTAAAGATAAAAATGAAATATTTATGGTAGCGCCTGGCGATATCCTGTTTATTGAGAAACAGGATAAACTTAATTTGATCCATACAGAAAACAACGTTTATAAGATACATCAAACCCTGAGTAAGTTAGCAGAAAAATTAGGAGGGAATTTCCTTAGGGTTCACAAGTCATTTATAGCGAATATGGACAATATCAGTAGAATTAGAGAGGTAAGTAACAGGTCTTATGTAATCGAATTTGACGGATATGACAAGGTTGCTTTAATGAGCCGTTATAAATTCGAAGAACATAAACACAGATTCGCCCCTTTGTAGAAAGGGGCTTTTTGGTTATTTGCGACACTCTTTAGGCTATATACACCCATAAAGAGGTTAATCAGGAATAACTACTAGATTTATGCAACTATTTTATTATAATTATAGTTAAGTAATATTTTATATTGTGTATAGTTTTTACTATCTCAAATATTTGTTGATATACTTTCATAATTATCGTCTCAAACGCCAAATCATTTATCATGTTCGAGAGAAAAATGTTATACAAACATATTATAGATAATAGTTATGCTTTCAATAAAATCTATATAAGATTTAAAAGATTCGCATGGAATTCAATATCATGAATGCAGTATTTATTTAGTAAACCAAGATTATACGAGAGGGGTTATAAAATGAATAATAATATTATTAAAATGGGACAATATCCAGTATTATGGAATCATGGTCGAGC encodes:
- a CDS encoding sensor histidine kinase, with protein sequence MYKNGRSVIISTILLNTLFNVLINQEIYLSKDIHDLKAFLPFINLAVLLLSGLVVFSIKSLEENTKKIVELNLLKTHLSQVENLINTLQAQRHEHSRHIQTLQAMLHLDEADKAIEYIEGIAKNNRHAEEIVYVGHPALTALLNGKRKVAEAMKIDFAFSVKCDIANINIPPWDLCSILGNLLDNAFDAVLQANVDRRVAIEIKYENLNHVMYVYNTGPKIPEAVRQRLFIAGFTTKKSEARGYGLYLVKKLVDKYGGRIGVVSGERTTFIVYLPDRGRKVDDKNFCPKNSHYHGGAVKG
- a CDS encoding accessory gene regulator ArgB-like protein, translating into MIKTFARKIAIIMGAQLKVNRDQVEIFTYGLELILGTLVQLILIVSLSLLMDTFITTMLCLIAFASLRFFGGGVHLSTYSLCLVVGVSLLISLGKLATLAVNPESLTLISVLTLLMGIHVIFRWVPAGTAKKQIKNESIRLEQREKAFLVLTVWSIIIVILITQKMTADAFAMILGILGSLILMTPLGYKAAKVLDSILNIAGKEV
- a CDS encoding cyclic lactone autoinducer peptide encodes the protein MVHALASVLVFVAYTGVSPCCWFITYEPDIPESLQH
- a CDS encoding LytR/AlgR family response regulator transcription factor, producing the protein MVNILLLEDEHYTRKFLKKLVSENPSVDKVIDTPSGEEAINFAREHKLDIALLDIELAPEEGLNGILVAKKIHDFNPDIFFVFITGYSQYAIDSFAVHPYDYILKPVKKAKINEIINSLTEEIRKRNIIRRNPEKIKIKDKNEIFMVAPGDILFIEKQDKLNLIHTENNVYKIHQTLSKLAEKLGGNFLRVHKSFIANMDNISRIREVSNRSYVIEFDGYDKVALMSRYKFEEHKHRFAPL